A single Anopheles arabiensis isolate DONGOLA chromosome X, AaraD3, whole genome shotgun sequence DNA region contains:
- the LOC120906269 gene encoding uncharacterized protein LOC120906269, which yields MDAKELKEQLEAVEKAKPINFLTSHITSIIEPLNVPTLTIPNDLVLPDNIPIYHYEIDNSIMYNPSSALVDLDGTIKNGAHFSVPVIQSSVELCVDSDPLEKIAGIEMGTDHVRVQNNVPLTKPNDNPSISKVPDRLETYTNSDKMFGLRKLPSINNSNPTNQAHQKTIIVKGSKPFKILKSPNTKGTN from the exons ATGGATGCTAAAGAGCTGAAAGAACAGTTGGAGGCGGTGGAGAAAGCTAAACCCATAAATTTCCTCACGTCGCACATAACATCTATAATAGAGCCACTTAACGTGCCTACATTAACCATACCGAATGATTTGGTTTTGCCGGATAACATACCAATTTACCATTACGAAATCGACAACAGTATTATGTATAATCCATCCTCCGCATTGGTCGATCTTGATGGAACAATAAAGAATGGTGCCCATTTCTCAGTTCCAGTTATTCAGTCTTCCGTAGAACTATGTGTGGACTCCGACCCG CTGGAAAAAATTGCTGGGATCGAGATGGGCACAGATCACGTGCGTGTCCAAAACAATGTACCACTAACCAAGCCCAACGATAATCCATCAATCTCAAAAGTTCCCGATCGTTTGGAAACCTACACCAACTCGGATAAGATGTTTGGCTTACGGAAGCTGCCTTctatcaacaacagcaacccaaCAAATCAAGCTCACCAAAAAACCATCATTGTTAAAGGCTCGAAACCGTTTAAAATTCTGAAGTCTCCCAATACCAAAGGAACAAATTAA